The Lolium rigidum isolate FL_2022 chromosome 2, APGP_CSIRO_Lrig_0.1, whole genome shotgun sequence genomic interval CGTGCATGCTTGGTGGCTCCCATCATTCTTCATTATTTCATCATATACATACGTATTGTGCTCCATCCGATTCATAATAAGCGTGGTTTTAGCTCAAATTAgctcaaacttaaaataaaccCTTGCCGATTATTATATATCAGAGGAGCACCTGATTTGGTTTACTGCAGCTTTGGTGGATACGTAGGATGGCAAAGCTAGTCGTCGTCTTGCGGCGCCACATAGGCACCAAAGCCTACAAGGCCATCAGCACCAGACCTGCCGAAGAAACCGACAGCAGCGCCATTCTCCGGCAGTGGCACGCTGAAGGCAGCTCCCGCCGGGCACCCAAATGGGCCATATACTTCTTCTTCGGAATTGACGAACTTGAGCGAGGTGATGCCGTATTCATCGTGGGTGCCACTGATGAAGTTTATGTAGTTGCCATCGTTCATGGTGAACTCGCGCTTCTGCCCCTTGGTCTTGGACCCCCAGGGGCCGACGCGGATGTACTGCCCGTTCTTGTCGAGATAGGTGTAGGAGAAGCCGTAGATGCGGCCTCCGGACCTCTCGCTGCTGCGGATGGCGACGCTCTGCAGCCGCTCTGGCATGTTGCTCGCCAAGAGGTCCCTGGATGAGCCGGCGTGCCCGCCCCATGGACCAACCTTCACCGGAGACTCCTTCGTCCCCGGCACGTACACGCCTAGGGCCTTGAGGGTGTCGCCTGAGTGGCCGAAGAAGGCAACCACCTCACTCTTGCCCTGCCGCACCGGCACGCTGAACTCCGGCCCCGACGGCCATCCGTAGGGGCCATGCTCCGTCTGGTTGGTACCCAGCTTGAGAGAGGTCACCCCTCTGTTGTTCGCGGTGCCGCTCACGTGGTTCACATGCTCGCCAGGATTCATCTTAATCTGCAACATATTTTTTTATAAGCTATATTAATATCAAGCTGATATCATGTCAGTTAGACATCATACGACATACATGTAGCTAGTAATAATTCTAGgtagagtgtgtgtgtgtgtacagtAGTGACACATCCGATGAAGTTAGTGCCCCATGTTTCGGACGAGATGGCCTTTCCGGTTTGGTCGACATAGGTGAAGGAGAAGCCATTGATGCAGCCTCCCGGGGTCTCGTTGCTGCAGATGCTGATGCTCACAAGGCGCTGGGGACTGCTATAGCTGTTGATGTCGCAAGGTTTCCCGCTTGGTGCACCCCACGGACCAACCTTCACTGAGTCCTATATTCATTTATATATGAAATATGTGTAAATGCGTGCGCAAATGGCAAGAAAAATAGTTGGCATCACACATGTGCTCATGCACTTACTGCCATCCGAATAAGCGACCTCTTGCTAGATACTCTATCGGTCCAACTAGAGCGCTAGCTAGTGTGTGTAGCTAGCTTGAGATGGATGCTTGATGGTGTCCAAGGCCACCTATTTATACCGCGGGCGAATGAGCGAGCATACCAAATGGATCAATTTGTTACGGCTATCCGGATCGAATCTGCTACCTGTCAAGCATTTCCTTGCAGAAAATACAAACAAGATGGAATCCAGTGATCAGAAAGACTCAAGACTTTGACCTCAAAGTAAAGAACATATGCTGCCTGCATCAATCATTTCTCTCCTCTAAATTCTTCATCTCTTTTCTTTTGCAGCTGTGAGAAAACTGTTTCTTCCAGCTGTTACTCAAACTCATCGATCTCTATAAATAAAAAACACGTCCCCAATTCAACAACGCCATATATGTCTTAGTAACAACCTGTTAATTGGAGGGCTTGTCACTATTGACGAATCTGAGTATTTGTCttgtcttctcttggtcataaacTTAGTAAACAAAAATGTTACATCAGTATGATTTTTACCCAGTTTTTCGCAAATTAACCGGacaccttcttcttaattaatggataaggCAAAGCTTTTCCCTTCATTATAAAAAACAATGTTACATCAGTTGCAGAATCTTGTGTGCTTCATTACGCATATGAAACCTCCTTGGGATGTGAAAGTTATTTTTAAAATCAATACCTGTCAAATGTTTTTCTCTATTAATTATCATGGTAGTTAGTACTAAGCTTATCATGAAATATGCTTCTATAATGCATAACCTTTTGCAGAAATATTGATGTCAAAGAATTTTACTCCTACCATGTTTTTTTTCTAGGTCTTGTTTTGATTGGTTAAGACGACAACACCCTTGACCATCTTGAGGTTTGTGATATTGTCCTAAAAGACTTGCATTTCCAAGCTGCCACGTTTATTCAGTGATCGCCACCCCCACAGAATTTCTCGCCTGGTAGCTAAGGTTCCTTTTTATCGTGAAGAACCTTCGGTTTTTCAAAAGATTCATGCATGTGGTCAGTTCCTAAATATACCGATATAGTAGAATCTTGTGCAGCTAGCGTGGAGTGTACCAATTGAAGTAAAGTTATTCTCACAATAATGGATATAGGAATGTGCTCTTATAGTGAAACTAGCATCCCAGGGTACTGAGGCTCCTGTATAAAGGAGATTACCCAAAGTGATATTGATATACGGGTATTCCCTCCATTTTTTAACCGATGATGTTTTACACATTAACATTATCTTGGTTTGTTCACTACCGTTACTTTGTGTGTAAGATTCTGTACATTTATACCATGAAAATATTTCCGTCCTACGTGCTGATTCTATATTGATTTGAACATACTTTACCTGTTCCCATCCAAAATTGGCCGAAATTGGATTTCTTGCTGTTTCTTTGGGGAACCGCCTATTTTTTAAACGCCAGGCAAAAGATTTGCCCGTTCCATTGATTAAGAAGAAAAGCTAACTTGGTTAATTATGTAaaaccatgcaaaaaaaaaacccgATACATCTGCAACACAAGCGCTGGTCCCGAGACCACGCACCCTCCGAGCCATCAGCTCTACAGCCGAAGCAAGCAAAGAAAACACCCTACCACaaaggagccgccgctccggcaccCACACCAGCCCCGAGGCCACACACCCATCGAGCCGACAACTCTATCACCCAAGCAACCAGAGAGTTCAATAGAAACTATGATACATAAGCCCGGTACGGCGCTACCATCCACACTTGGCGGCCTTGATCGTCAAGCACTACACTTCCAGCTAAATTATGTCCTTTTTTGAAATCCCTCGCTCATGGCAAAACGGCAACTCAAGAAAGTCACGACTTGACTTTATGATATCATGGGCGATGTGTGCTTACACCCAGGAAAGAGACTAATTGACTGCCGGCGTTGATATCATATGCAAGGGATGTCGCGTTCCTCCCGATATGCTAGAGCCTCCAGAGTTTCCGCATCAGTGTTGCCCAGGAAAACCACCGCATAGGCCCTCGTGACCTCTCCATTATCAGTCCATGTGACGGCCACTACCGATCTACGGCTGGTGCTCTATCCATGTTCCCCACAGCCGCATCAACATAGATTTTCACCATCACTCGCAGAGGAGGGATCAATCACCACACACCCTAACCCGTCTTTATCATCGTTTTCTTATTACCTATGTCGTTGCTTTTCTTGAGGTACCTACATCGACGAGCGCTCATACATAGCGTGACGCAATGAAGTCAATTAGTATGTGCCACCAAGAGTCTGTGACCCCGCACATCTAACACCGATTGTCGTTGGTCATTCTTCGATGATGTACTTCA includes:
- the LOC124691255 gene encoding mannose/glucose-specific lectin-like, whose protein sequence is MADSVKVGPWGAPSGKPCDINSYSSPQRLVSISICSNETPGGCINGFSFTYVDQTGKAISSETWGTNFIGCVTTIKMNPGEHVNHVSGTANNRGVTSLKLGTNQTEHGPYGWPSGPEFSVPVRQGKSEVVAFFGHSGDTLKALGVYVPGTKESPVKVGPWGGHAGSSRDLLASNMPERLQSVAIRSSERSGGRIYGFSYTYLDKNGQYIRVGPWGSKTKGQKREFTMNDGNYINFISGTHDEYGITSLKFVNSEEEVYGPFGCPAGAAFSVPLPENGAAVGFFGRSGADGLVGFGAYVAPQDDD